The Fervidibacillus albus genome contains a region encoding:
- the istB gene encoding IS21-like element helper ATPase IstB, whose translation MNDLIQQYAKRLKLSWIREHYHEVNARNHEEYLLKLFEQEIAQREKRKINLLLKSATLPNKYGKTFDWKDIELGQGITQTDLLDGKFIERKENLIFYGGVGVGKTYLSTLIGLNVIRKYGMRVKFYTVASLVNQLLEANEKGLLNKFFKQIEKLDLLILDELGYIPLHKQGAELLFQVISLCYEQKSIIVTTNLQFGQWNHIFGDPILTEAVVDRLIHHSRLILFKGESHRLRESVSNRY comes from the coding sequence ATGAATGATCTCATTCAACAATATGCCAAAAGATTGAAACTGAGTTGGATTCGTGAACATTACCATGAAGTTAACGCCAGAAATCATGAAGAATATTTATTAAAACTCTTCGAACAAGAGATTGCCCAGCGTGAAAAACGGAAAATCAATTTATTACTAAAATCGGCAACATTGCCAAACAAGTATGGCAAAACGTTTGATTGGAAAGATATTGAACTCGGGCAAGGAATCACCCAAACAGATCTTCTCGATGGTAAATTTATCGAGAGAAAAGAAAATCTTATTTTCTACGGAGGAGTAGGTGTTGGTAAGACTTATCTATCTACTTTGATCGGATTAAATGTCATACGCAAGTATGGAATGAGAGTGAAGTTTTATACTGTTGCCTCTTTGGTCAATCAACTTTTAGAGGCCAATGAGAAAGGATTATTAAATAAGTTTTTTAAGCAGATTGAAAAGCTCGATTTACTGATTTTAGATGAATTAGGATATATTCCCTTACACAAGCAAGGAGCAGAATTACTTTTTCAAGTAATCAGCCTGTGTTATGAACAAAAAAGCATCATCGTTACCACCAATCTTCAGTTTGGACAATGGAATCATATTTTTGGTGATCCGATTTTAACGGAAGCAGTAGTAGATCGGCTCATTCACCATTCCCGTTTAATCTTATTTAAAGGTGAGAGTCATCGTTTAAGAGAATCAGTGTCTAATCGATACTAA
- a CDS encoding retron Eco8 family effector endonuclease: MGISHIELRNCLSLVDIKMDISSLTCLIGANGTGKSNILRAIQYYYDNLTSNNNSKNLHDINNPFCPFFEITIYYDFSKLLTISRNQIFRKISSDKNELNPLFYKILSIKNENHLDKNNLLKVTLREYRNKKQEWNIPYEMRAFIKHIFPIYFIETRKINLTDWDNLWEIIGDLSKFSNFNKREFESDLESLFNDIFGKNYSKIVKMINTTLRDSNLRVEPSSISGKFGTIYQLQMGGRKFNYRNENLDVFSDGINSLNYLKILIKLVNRISIAKLKEPTIIIDEPEISLYPKFIDELAEVICSKNKKLNIFLVTHSPRLIRNLIDFCDKHNIYHTTINNNYTALRRMSSFGNKGEIVNLTELEASFYFSKGIVILEGKSDLQVLKNKNIKKLFPFLKEFDYYSLDSNTVNLELIHPDNKNINIPYVVVLDFDQIIQYDQKDKKFNLRSKSKWFNPLKDNKTFQKELYTFGKRRIKTFHYHKRIKGILEKCNFPFDYKWGFINDNLFKTLNSLIKDYCLGYNIFLFNSTLEGALININNYQLFFNWFSANYPKQVGIFNKFNLKNLQEKVTLLRLFFGGKFDNLNTVEMQYGKQLINITNQPFKDLINELLNYKIGKTRWIDNFFDYFFEYYIDNLPNPTDKIKVFKDNFPEIYNLINVIKNKL, encoded by the coding sequence ATGGGGATTTCACACATTGAATTAAGAAATTGTTTGTCATTAGTTGACATAAAAATGGATATAAGTTCATTAACGTGTTTAATTGGTGCTAACGGTACGGGGAAATCAAATATTTTACGAGCAATACAATATTATTATGATAACCTAACCTCAAACAACAATAGTAAGAATTTACATGATATTAATAACCCTTTCTGTCCTTTTTTTGAGATAACCATCTATTATGATTTTTCTAAACTCTTAACTATTTCAAGAAACCAAATTTTTCGTAAAATTTCTTCTGATAAAAACGAATTGAATCCTTTATTCTATAAAATTTTATCTATTAAAAATGAAAATCATTTAGATAAAAATAATCTATTAAAAGTAACATTAAGAGAATATAGGAATAAAAAACAAGAATGGAACATTCCCTACGAAATGAGAGCTTTTATAAAGCATATATTCCCAATTTACTTTATTGAAACAAGAAAAATAAATTTGACCGATTGGGATAATCTTTGGGAAATAATAGGTGACTTGAGTAAATTTAGTAATTTTAATAAGAGAGAGTTTGAAAGTGATCTGGAGTCACTATTTAATGATATATTCGGAAAAAATTATTCTAAAATAGTAAAGATGATAAATACTACACTTCGAGATAGTAATTTAAGGGTCGAACCTTCTTCGATATCAGGTAAATTCGGAACTATATATCAATTGCAAATGGGTGGAAGAAAATTTAATTATAGAAATGAAAATCTAGATGTTTTTTCTGACGGAATTAATTCTCTTAATTACTTGAAAATATTAATAAAGCTGGTTAATAGGATTTCAATAGCTAAATTAAAAGAGCCTACTATAATAATAGATGAACCCGAAATCAGTTTATATCCAAAATTTATAGATGAGTTAGCGGAAGTAATTTGTTCTAAAAATAAAAAATTAAATATTTTTCTTGTTACTCATTCGCCTAGATTGATTAGGAACCTAATTGATTTTTGTGATAAGCATAATATTTACCATACAACAATAAATAACAATTATACAGCATTAAGGAGAATGAGTTCGTTTGGAAATAAAGGTGAAATAGTTAATTTAACCGAATTAGAAGCTAGTTTTTACTTTTCAAAAGGAATAGTTATCTTAGAAGGAAAGAGTGATTTACAAGTTTTAAAAAATAAAAATATAAAAAAGCTGTTCCCTTTTCTTAAAGAGTTTGATTACTACTCACTTGACTCAAATACAGTTAATTTAGAACTGATTCATCCAGATAATAAAAATATTAATATTCCGTATGTTGTTGTTTTAGATTTTGATCAGATTATCCAATATGATCAAAAGGATAAAAAATTTAATCTACGTTCGAAAAGTAAATGGTTTAATCCATTGAAAGATAATAAAACCTTTCAAAAAGAGCTATATACTTTTGGTAAAAGAAGAATTAAGACCTTCCATTATCATAAGAGAATTAAAGGTATACTTGAAAAATGTAACTTTCCCTTTGATTATAAATGGGGATTTATAAACGATAATTTATTTAAAACTTTAAATAGTTTAATTAAAGATTATTGTCTTGGATACAATATTTTCTTATTTAATTCCACTTTAGAGGGTGCATTGATAAATATTAACAATTATCAATTGTTTTTTAATTGGTTTAGTGCAAATTACCCAAAACAGGTAGGAATATTTAACAAATTTAATTTAAAGAATTTGCAAGAAAAAGTAACTTTATTAAGACTTTTCTTTGGTGGGAAATTTGATAACTTAAATACAGTTGAAATGCAGTATGGTAAGCAACTTATTAATATTACCAATCAACCTTTTAAAGATTTAATAAATGAATTATTAAATTATAAAATTGGAAAGACACGTTGGATTGATAATTTTTTTGATTATTTTTTTGAATATTACATTGACAACTTGCCTAATCCTACTGATAAAATTAAAGTGTTTAAAGATAATTTCCCAGAAATCTATAATCTCATAAATGTTATTAAAAACAAACTATGA
- a CDS encoding recombinase family protein gives MHFMHKHTYLINGVYLLTETPRPNLQEVKLPFNIFKESIPLATSYIRWSDDGQTFGHSLHIQESEIVARAKREGFQVVVSFIEEAKSAYHIPAQKRVQMQNMKQFILNNGNVKAVIFYEESRITRLIEDFVLYVLGPIKEVRPNFKVYSTKIDGEWNENNPYVQARLSFAHEESVEKSRRASDYHTSVVNSSKPERPGSRNPYGYSLTTKDNTIETNENKSIVILIFYLYSYGYSDRKIANLLNKAEIPPPSIDAKGWSDSTVRYILNNRWYIGDLAWFTRTSFDNSKKKSEEEIFLFKNHHEPLIGLTCGMSPNFLEIINKTKITWIVRLYCGI, from the coding sequence ATGCACTTTATGCATAAGCACACTTATTTAATAAATGGGGTTTACTTGCTGACAGAAACTCCTAGACCGAATCTTCAAGAGGTAAAGTTACCTTTTAATATTTTTAAAGAATCTATTCCTTTAGCAACATCGTATATTCGTTGGTCTGATGATGGACAAACATTCGGACATTCTTTGCATATACAAGAATCTGAAATTGTTGCAAGAGCAAAAAGAGAAGGATTTCAAGTAGTTGTATCTTTTATTGAAGAAGCAAAATCTGCCTACCATATTCCTGCACAAAAAAGGGTTCAAATGCAAAATATGAAGCAATTCATTTTAAACAATGGAAATGTGAAAGCTGTCATTTTCTATGAAGAGTCACGAATTACAAGGCTAATTGAAGACTTTGTATTATATGTACTCGGGCCGATTAAAGAAGTTCGCCCAAATTTTAAAGTATACTCTACGAAAATTGACGGAGAGTGGAATGAAAATAATCCTTATGTTCAAGCAAGGTTGTCTTTTGCCCATGAAGAATCGGTAGAGAAATCTCGGAGAGCATCTGATTACCATACGTCTGTAGTAAATTCATCGAAACCCGAACGTCCCGGATCTAGAAATCCTTATGGTTATTCTCTAACGACAAAGGACAATACGATTGAAACCAATGAAAATAAAAGTATTGTCATTCTAATCTTTTATTTATACAGTTACGGTTATAGCGATCGAAAAATCGCAAATTTATTAAATAAAGCGGAAATTCCACCGCCAAGTATTGATGCAAAAGGCTGGAGTGATTCAACCGTACGATATATTTTAAACAATCGTTGGTATATCGGTGACCTAGCTTGGTTTACCCGTACCAGTTTTGATAATAGTAAAAAGAAATCAGAAGAAGAAATTTTTCTATTTAAAAATCATCACGAACCTTTAATTGGGCTAACTTGTGGAATGTCACCCAATTTTTTAGAAATTATAAACAAAACAAAGATCACATGGATAGTCCGTTTATATTGCGGGATATAA
- the istA gene encoding IS21 family transposase, whose protein sequence is MLQVTDIQYIRQEVNRKGCSYSDVARRTNVDYRTVKKYADMEEFQPNKKIKKSQPAPVMDPVKDIVDQWLREDLKKKKKYRRTAKRIWQLLVENENFKGSDRTVRAYVAKRKKELLEESNEAALPLEAKPGDAQVDFGEAPFKYMGKVVDLPFLVMSFPSSNAAYVQVFESQNQECFLEGLKRFFHHIGGVPCRIRFDNLTPAVKKILPHGKRILTESFQQFALHYGFAYEFCNPASGNEKGHVESKVKYIRNNMFLPERTIYNLEDFNRQLWEECKRDHQRQHYEKKIEIAKLHEEERAAFLCLPAKEYTCTRYETVKADKYGFIQIDAKKYSTSPRFASQTVLVGITYNRVDIIDENGEIIVRHERIYGEKMKSMKWQPYLALMAKRPTALKYSTFYEQLPHNWQNYLETCTLEEKKKALQLLSAILKDYDFHKASEALDLAMASGHPSIETIKHAYIQLISGQGDRFTLQMIHSVPELPNVVRGMSQYDTAMFSERGGEYE, encoded by the coding sequence ATGTTACAAGTGACCGATATACAGTATATCAGACAAGAAGTAAATAGAAAAGGGTGCAGTTATTCTGATGTCGCAAGGCGAACCAATGTAGATTACCGAACAGTAAAAAAATACGCTGACATGGAAGAATTTCAGCCAAATAAAAAGATAAAAAAATCACAACCAGCTCCAGTTATGGATCCTGTAAAAGACATTGTGGATCAATGGTTGAGAGAGGATTTAAAAAAGAAAAAGAAATATCGACGAACTGCCAAGCGTATTTGGCAACTGTTGGTAGAAAACGAAAATTTTAAAGGTTCTGATCGGACTGTACGCGCATATGTGGCAAAACGCAAGAAGGAATTACTTGAGGAAAGCAATGAGGCTGCATTACCACTTGAGGCGAAGCCAGGAGACGCTCAAGTTGATTTTGGGGAAGCTCCGTTTAAATATATGGGAAAAGTGGTGGATCTCCCCTTTTTGGTCATGTCCTTTCCATCTAGTAATGCTGCATATGTGCAAGTGTTTGAATCTCAAAACCAAGAATGTTTTTTGGAAGGATTGAAGCGTTTCTTCCATCATATTGGGGGTGTTCCATGTAGAATCCGTTTTGATAACTTAACACCAGCAGTAAAGAAAATACTTCCACATGGCAAACGGATTTTAACGGAAAGTTTTCAACAATTTGCCCTTCATTACGGATTTGCTTACGAGTTTTGTAACCCTGCCTCCGGAAATGAGAAAGGACATGTCGAATCAAAAGTCAAGTATATTAGGAACAATATGTTCCTTCCGGAACGGACTATATATAATCTTGAGGATTTTAATCGACAGCTATGGGAAGAATGTAAAAGGGATCATCAACGACAACATTATGAAAAAAAGATAGAAATTGCAAAATTACATGAAGAAGAAAGAGCTGCTTTCCTATGTCTTCCTGCAAAAGAATACACATGTACTCGATATGAAACAGTAAAAGCAGATAAATATGGTTTTATACAGATCGACGCCAAGAAATATTCAACATCTCCCCGATTCGCTAGTCAAACCGTATTGGTCGGGATTACATATAATCGGGTCGATATCATCGATGAAAATGGTGAAATCATTGTTCGACATGAAAGAATATATGGGGAAAAAATGAAGTCCATGAAATGGCAGCCGTATTTGGCTTTAATGGCTAAAAGACCGACGGCCTTGAAATATAGTACATTTTATGAGCAGCTTCCGCACAATTGGCAAAATTATTTGGAAACATGCACATTGGAAGAGAAAAAGAAAGCATTACAACTCCTTTCAGCGATTCTCAAAGACTATGATTTTCATAAAGCAAGCGAGGCATTAGATTTGGCAATGGCTTCTGGCCACCCTTCAATAGAAACGATCAAACATGCCTATATTCAATTGATTTCTGGACAAGGCGATCGTTTCACATTACAGATGATCCATTCGGTTCCGGAACTGCCAAATGTTGTAAGAGGCATGAGCCAATATGATACCGCCATGTTCTCAGAAAGGGGTGGCGAATATGAATGA
- a CDS encoding IS3 family transposase: MESFWGTLKCEEYYLHKYETFEELLKAIDEYIYFYNNERYQERLNGP, from the coding sequence ATGGAATCGTTTTGGGGAACTCTCAAATGTGAAGAGTATTATTTACATAAGTATGAGACATTTGAGGAACTTTTAAAAGCGATTGATGAGTACATTTACTTTTACAACAATGAAAGATATCAAGAAAGATTAAACGGCCCTTAG
- a CDS encoding reverse transcriptase family protein, producing MQRINIYNEEFFYESILRIDDKNTLYETLEKKENYYEVIEIPKKNGIRVIHCISKNSPLYYLQDQLRKNFLEKIPCSTSACGFIKGSSYKDFLIPHQNMEYYLRIDIKDFFNSIKKDKIKEVLRQYLKLNNEKSNEILNYISELVTIDSYVPQGAVTSPQISNIIFRKLDVRLQKYCQKLNINYTRYADDLLFSSKFGKVHLPFFLNTIRKILLSENFLINNSKIIKTRKEISLSGFTVGRNIRLSRSRKRDLTKVLFLFNQGGKPKSINQLLERLNSETYRYRMVRKERNNHYIYFTSKESILNYLAGYRALLIDWGNPNKYKSLKDESKLILRIEKVIKDISQLS from the coding sequence ATGCAGCGTATTAATATTTATAACGAAGAGTTCTTTTATGAATCTATATTAAGGATTGATGATAAAAACACGTTATATGAAACATTAGAGAAAAAAGAGAACTATTACGAAGTTATAGAGATTCCAAAGAAAAATGGTATAAGGGTAATTCATTGTATTAGTAAAAATAGCCCACTATATTATTTACAAGACCAACTACGAAAAAATTTTCTTGAAAAGATTCCTTGTTCAACAAGTGCATGTGGCTTTATAAAGGGGAGTTCCTATAAGGATTTTTTAATCCCACATCAAAACATGGAATACTATTTAAGAATAGATATAAAAGATTTTTTTAATTCTATAAAAAAAGATAAGATTAAAGAAGTTTTGAGACAGTATCTTAAACTAAATAACGAAAAATCTAATGAGATACTAAATTATATATCTGAATTGGTTACGATTGATTCGTATGTACCACAGGGGGCTGTGACATCACCTCAAATTTCAAATATTATCTTTAGAAAATTAGATGTAAGATTACAAAAATATTGTCAAAAGTTAAATATTAATTATACTAGGTATGCAGACGATCTTCTTTTCTCATCCAAATTTGGCAAAGTGCATCTCCCTTTTTTTCTAAATACGATAAGAAAAATATTACTATCAGAAAACTTTTTAATAAATAATTCAAAAATTATAAAGACAAGAAAAGAAATATCTTTAAGCGGTTTTACAGTGGGGAGAAATATTAGACTATCCAGATCTAGAAAGAGAGATTTGACAAAAGTATTATTTCTTTTTAATCAAGGTGGAAAACCTAAAAGTATTAATCAATTACTTGAAAGATTAAATAGTGAAACATATCGGTACCGAATGGTTCGGAAAGAGAGAAATAATCATTATATTTATTTTACTTCTAAAGAAAGTATTTTAAATTACCTTGCAGGCTATAGAGCTTTACTTATAGATTGGGGAAACCCTAATAAATATAAATCTTTAAAAGATGAAAGTAAATTAATTTTGAGGATTGAAAAAGTAATAAAAGATATTTCCCAACTAAGTTAA
- a CDS encoding UDP-N-acetylmuramoyl-L-alanyl-D-glutamate--2,6-diaminopimelate ligase, which translates to MKLREIADLFLVKETTGNLDIEITGIQMDSRKIQPGNLFVCVPGIKGFLEDRHLFVDDAIKNGAVALVLERDVDVDVPKIFVKDARHALAVIATHFYNYPSHEMKLIGITGTNGKTTTSYIIERILNDYGLKTGVMGNNGVLIDQKVYPTDINTQEPPILQHNLRKMRDLNTEYCVMEVSSQGLDMKRVLGVNFKTAIFTNLTIDHLDYHGNFEEYRFIKGLLFTRLGNADNSLDKKYVILNADDPNSSYFQKVTTAEVITYGINNTADVSAQNIRVTPKGIQFLLKSFKGDIDIEMQLIGCFNVYNALAGITAAIIEDVPLQNIKSSLSKIKSVRGRMEVVDEGQDYLVLIDYAHTPDALENVLKTVKEFSKGKIITVFGCGGDRDKTKRPIMGEIASKYSDMVIVTSDNPRSENPVKIIKEIESGIIKSSLIEYELIVDREDAITKAINMASSNDVVIIAGKGHETYQILKDKTIHFDDREVARKVIVKKA; encoded by the coding sequence TTGAAATTAAGAGAAATAGCAGACTTATTTTTGGTAAAAGAAACAACAGGAAATTTAGATATTGAAATTACTGGTATACAAATGGATTCTAGAAAAATTCAACCAGGCAATTTATTTGTCTGCGTACCGGGTATTAAAGGTTTCCTCGAGGACAGACATCTATTTGTCGATGATGCAATAAAGAATGGTGCAGTAGCTCTTGTACTTGAACGAGATGTCGATGTAGATGTACCTAAAATTTTTGTCAAAGATGCTAGACATGCTTTGGCTGTTATTGCTACACATTTTTATAATTATCCTTCTCATGAAATGAAACTAATCGGAATAACTGGTACAAATGGAAAAACTACAACATCTTATATTATAGAAAGAATATTAAATGATTATGGACTCAAAACAGGTGTAATGGGAAATAATGGGGTATTAATTGATCAAAAAGTTTACCCTACAGATATTAATACTCAAGAACCACCTATACTGCAACATAATTTACGAAAAATGAGGGATTTAAACACAGAATATTGTGTAATGGAAGTATCTTCACAGGGCCTTGACATGAAAAGAGTGTTAGGAGTTAACTTTAAAACTGCTATATTTACTAATCTAACTATAGACCATTTGGATTACCATGGTAACTTTGAAGAATATAGATTTATAAAAGGGCTTTTATTTACAAGGCTTGGCAATGCGGATAACTCATTAGATAAAAAATATGTTATTTTGAATGCTGATGACCCTAATTCATCTTATTTTCAAAAGGTAACTACAGCGGAAGTGATTACTTATGGTATCAATAATACTGCTGATGTTTCAGCACAGAATATTAGGGTAACACCAAAAGGTATTCAATTTTTACTAAAGTCATTTAAAGGTGATATAGATATTGAGATGCAATTAATTGGTTGTTTTAATGTTTATAATGCTTTAGCTGGTATTACAGCAGCTATTATAGAAGATGTTCCACTACAAAATATTAAAAGTAGCTTATCGAAAATTAAAAGTGTAAGAGGTAGGATGGAAGTAGTTGATGAAGGACAAGATTATCTTGTTCTTATTGATTATGCCCATACACCAGATGCATTAGAAAATGTATTAAAAACTGTTAAAGAGTTCTCAAAAGGTAAAATAATTACTGTTTTTGGTTGTGGTGGCGATAGAGATAAAACAAAACGACCAATTATGGGCGAAATTGCTAGTAAATACAGCGATATGGTGATAGTTACTTCCGATAATCCTCGTTCTGAAAATCCAGTTAAAATTATAAAAGAGATTGAAAGTGGGATTATTAAGTCAAGCTTAATAGAATACGAATTAATAGTTGATCGAGAGGATGCTATTACTAAAGCTATCAATATGGCTTCCTCTAATGATGTTGTTATAATAGCTGGAAAGGGTCATGAAACTTATCAAATTCTTAAAGATAAAACGATACATTTTGACGATAGAGAAGTAGCTAGAAAGGTTATAGTGAAGAAGGCATAA
- a CDS encoding IS3 family transposase, translating to MLININRKKNYNHKRIYRLMKIAGIQTVIRRKETTFNRSKPQHVAENILNREFSAGKPNEKWVTDVTEFKYGSSKKAYLSAILDLYNG from the coding sequence ATGTTGATCAATATCAATCGAAAGAAGAATTATAATCATAAACGTATTTATAGACTTATGAAAATAGCTGGGATTCAAACTGTTATTCGCAGGAAGGAGACAACATTTAATCGTTCAAAACCTCAGCATGTTGCTGAGAATATATTGAATCGTGAATTTTCTGCTGGAAAACCAAATGAAAAATGGGTAACTGACGTTACCGAATTTAAATATGGTTCTTCAAAGAAAGCTTATTTAAGTGCTATTCTAGATTTATATAATGGTTAA
- a CDS encoding recombinase family protein, which yields MESHQYYEPNKYYEDFIAVYSRVSTAQQDIQKQILLAESYINNNHIDPQKVIWLKDDNVSANKLAIEDRPDLQKLRLLIQQKKVKTVIVYSRDRLARNFYEYVAIVKEFYKYGIKVVFTSTKQPPFSPKLSIEALYGIFAQVEGQNISGRRKDTMKQFPSSIFGYKRIGKRKDVKYIPNSEVVNDLKSFFYEVAETNKADDLFNILMKYKKILKNKRYEDLLKYLENPFYSAHMQTSYGFEVLHHVEPIISLEEHLKIQEVLKKLKDEVFQAITNAKDRGYITPQCMLCKKDMTFKTSKLGESSYYICKRGHEEIRITVEQLNETIQSKLSIIVKHIPVDTIKSFVFSHLSRIEKDYNHEIINLNRKLSSIHSTIVEKYAAKKNIDSLIIESKNIKSKINHIHIELAKIAVFMAL from the coding sequence ATGGAATCGCACCAATATTATGAACCCAATAAATACTACGAAGATTTCATTGCGGTTTATAGCCGGGTAAGTACAGCTCAGCAGGACATTCAAAAGCAGATTCTACTTGCTGAATCTTACATTAATAATAATCATATTGATCCACAAAAGGTGATTTGGTTAAAAGATGATAATGTTTCAGCCAATAAATTAGCCATTGAGGATCGGCCAGATTTACAAAAGTTACGATTACTTATTCAACAGAAAAAAGTAAAAACAGTCATTGTATACAGTCGTGATCGTTTAGCGCGAAATTTTTATGAATACGTTGCAATAGTTAAAGAGTTTTATAAATACGGAATAAAGGTGGTTTTTACTTCAACGAAACAACCACCGTTTTCTCCTAAACTGTCGATTGAAGCACTCTATGGGATTTTTGCACAAGTCGAGGGCCAGAATATTTCCGGTAGAAGAAAGGATACAATGAAACAATTTCCTTCTTCTATATTTGGATATAAACGGATTGGAAAAAGAAAGGATGTTAAGTATATCCCGAATTCAGAAGTAGTTAATGACTTAAAATCTTTTTTCTATGAAGTGGCTGAAACCAATAAAGCAGATGATTTGTTCAATATTTTGATGAAATACAAAAAGATATTAAAAAACAAAAGGTACGAGGATTTATTAAAGTATCTAGAAAATCCTTTTTATTCGGCACACATGCAGACTTCGTATGGTTTTGAAGTTCTACACCATGTAGAACCAATTATCTCCTTAGAAGAACATCTAAAAATTCAAGAAGTCCTAAAAAAATTAAAAGATGAAGTATTTCAAGCCATAACCAATGCAAAGGACAGAGGATACATTACCCCACAGTGTATGCTTTGCAAAAAAGACATGACTTTTAAAACCTCAAAACTGGGAGAAAGCAGTTACTACATCTGTAAAAGAGGACATGAGGAAATCAGAATTACGGTGGAACAATTGAATGAGACCATTCAATCTAAACTTTCAATCATTGTAAAACATATCCCAGTTGACACAATCAAGAGCTTTGTATTTTCCCATTTATCTAGAATCGAAAAAGATTACAATCATGAGATCATTAACTTAAATCGAAAGTTAAGCTCAATTCATTCTACTATAGTAGAAAAATATGCGGCAAAAAAGAACATCGATTCACTCATTATTGAGTCAAAGAATATAAAAAGCAAAATCAATCATATCCATATCGAATTAGCTAAAATTGCTGTGTTTATGGCATTATAA